The genome window ACGTGTGTGCCGGTGTGGCTGCCCAGCTCCAGGCTCAGCACGCTCACTCCGGCCTCCGCGATCGTCACGGCCGGTTCCACGCGGACCTCCGGGTCGCCGGGGAAGACCGTCATCCCGCCGCGGAGGGGATGGCTCAGGTCGACCACCCGCATCTAGGCCTCCTCCCGCGGGGACAGGTGCTCGTGCACGCAGATCCAGGCGCCGTCGCGGCGCTGCATGACGATGGTCTCGCGTTCCCGCACGGTCGTGCTGCCGTCGCCGTCGGCGAGTTCGGTCTCGACGTCGTGCGTGAAGATCGCGACGTCGTCGCCCGCGAACTGCACGCGGCGCCCGGTCGAGCGGCAGCCGAGCACGCGGAAGCCGTCGCGCTCCCAGTCGTCCCACGCCGCCTCGTATTCGGCGCGCGACTCCAGGCGGACCGGGTGCGTGTGCAGGACGAAGGTGGCGTCGTCGGCGAAGCCCGCGAAGTAGGCGTCGCGGCGGTGGCGGCCGAAGTCGTCGATGATGCGGTCGACGGCGGCGAGGACGTCCTGCTCGCTCATGCCCCGGCCTCCGGCGCCTCGATGGTGCGGGACTCCAGCAGCTGGGCCTTCGCCCGCCGCGACGCGTGGGCGCGGGCGGCCGCCGAGCGCTCGTCCAGGTGGATGGGCGGCACGGTCGCGTCCGCGGAGCGCACCCCGCGGGGGCCGTCCGGCCCGAACACGTACCGCGGCTCCGGGAAGATCGCCAGCAGCACGCCGTAGAGGACGCCGGCTACGACGACGCTCGACAGCAGGCTCAGGTCGATGCCGCCGGCGAGGTCGCTGAACGGTCCGACGATGATCGGCGGGTAGTTCGCGAACAGCAGGCCCACCACAGCGGCGACGATCCACGCCGTCATCCCGCGCCAGTTCACGCCGGCGGCGAACCAGTACCGGCCGCCGGTCTCGCCGCGGTTGAACACCTGCAGGTCCGACGGGTCGTAGAAGCCGCGGCGCACGACGTAGCCGATGGTCATGATGACCATCCACGGCGTCGTCGTGACCACGATCGCGCCGACGAAGGCGTTCACGGTCCCGAGCAGGTCGAACACCAGACGGCCGACCAGGATGAAGAGGAATGCGATGGTCCCGATGAAGATCGTCGCCTGCACCCGGCTGAACCGCGGCACGACCGACGAGAAGTCCAGCCCGGTGCCGTAGAGCGACGTCGTGCCGGTCGACAGACCGCCGATGAAGGCCACCACGAGCAGCAGCAGCGCGTACCAGAGCGGCGAGACGTGGATGAGCGAGACGACGTAGTCCGACTTGCCGAAGACGAGGGTCGCGGTGGCGACGCCGAACAGCAGCGGGATGAGTCCGAGGCCCTGGCCGAGGATGGTCGCGCCGATCAGCTTGCGCGGCTTGGTCGCCCGCGGGATGTAGCGGGACCAGTCGCCGAGGAACGCGCCGAAAGAGATCGGGTTGGCCATCACGATGAGCGCCGCGGCGATGAAGGTCGGCCAGAACGCCCCGCCGATCGCGAGCGCCTTGGGTCCGGGGTCGTAGCCGGCGTTGAAGACGCCGGAGTAGGCCACGATGGCGAGCAGGATCAGCGCCGTGTTGGCGAAGACGGCGATCTTGTTGACCAGCAGCATGAACTGGAAGCCGTAGATCACCACGACGATCACGATCAGGCCGATGACCGCGTAGATCCCCAGCCGCAGCCCGACCGAGTCGGGCACCCCGGCGAGCCGGGTCAGCGCGCCGACGATCGCGTCGCCGGACACCCACACGGAGATCGAGTAGAACGCGATCGCGGTGAGCAGCGACAGGAAAGAGCCGACGATCCGGCCGCGGACGCCGAACAGCGCGCCGGAGGAGACGGCGTTGTTGGTGCCGGTCTTCGGGCCGAACAGTGCCATCGGCGCCAGGAACGCGATGCCGACGGCGACGCCGAGCACCGTGGCGGCCACGGCCTGCCAGAACGACAGCCCGAGGGCGATGGGGAAGGTGCCGAGCAGGATGGTGGCGAACGTGTTCACACCGCCGAACTGGATGCGGGCCAGGTCGAGCCAGTTCGAGGTGCGGTCGGCGTCCGGGATCGTGTCGATCCCGTGGGCCTCCACTTCCGTGATCCTGGGGCGCGGGTTGAGGGCAGCGGTGACGTCGTCGTCGGACATGCGGGTTCCCTTCGGGGGCGGGTGGCGGAATCGGGTGGGGGTGTTCTCAGCGGGAGAGGGCGGAGGCGTCGGCCGGCTGCCCGGCCGAGGTCTCCCTGTGCCGCAGCGCGAGCAGCGACACCAGGTCGTAGGCGAGGTGGGAGGCGGCCACGCCGGTGAGCTCGGCGTGGTCGTAGGCGGGCGCGACCTCCACGACGTCTGCGCCGATCAGGTTGAGACCCACGAAGCCGCGGATGATCTCCAGCAGCTCCCGGCTGGTGACGCCGCCGGCCTCCGGGGTGCCGGTGCCCGGAGCGTGGGCCGGGTCCATGACGTCCACGTCGATGGAGATGTAGAGGGGGCGGTCGCCGATCCGGTCGCGGAGCTTGGCGACGACCTCGTCCACGCCCTGCCGGTAGACGTCGGCGCTGGTGACGATGCCGAAGCCGAAGCGGTGGTCGTCGTCGAGGTCCTTCTTGCCGTAGAGCGGGCCGCGGGTGCCGACGTGGCTGAGCGCCTCGGTGTCGAGGATGCCCTCCTCGAACGCGCGGCGGAAGGGCGTGCCGTGCGTGAACTCCGCGCCGAAGTAGGTGTCCCAGGTGTCCAGGTGCGCGTCGAAGTGCAGCAGCGCGACCGGCCCGTGGCGCTCGGCGGCGGCGCGGAGCAGCGGGAGCGAGATGGTGTGGTCGCCGCCGAGAGTGACGAGGCGCGTCCCGTCGGCGGTCAGGTCGTACGCCGCCGACTGGACGGTCTCGATCGCCTCCGCGATGTCGAACGGGTTGACCGCGATGTCGCCGGCGTCGGCCACCTGGGTGAGCTCGAACGGGGAGACGTCGAGCGCCGGGTTGTAGGGGCGCAGCAGGCGGGAGGCCTCGCGGATGTGGTTCGGGCCGAAGCGCGCGCCCGGCCGGTAGGAGACGCCGGTGTCGAACGGGACGCCCGCTACGACGATGTCGGCGCGGCCCACCTGGTCGAGCCGCGGGAGCCGGGCGAAGCCGTCCCGGCCGGCGTAGCGGGGTGTGCGCGACGAGTCGATGGGGCCGACGTTCTGCGGCATGCAACCTCCTTGGTGCGGTACTGACGGGTGGTGCTGGTGCGATTCGGGTTGCCTGTTATGGAACCTTTGTTGCATGAGAGGCTACAACGCGATCCGTCCTCCGTCAACGCGCTCGCGGGATTCGAGAGCGCGGGCGGGCGGAACGGCTACCGTGGACCCATGCGCCCGATGCCCCTCGAACCCGCCGACCGCCGCGTGGCGATCGGCCCCCGGCTGCGCGCGGCGCGGCGGGCGCAGCAGCTGACGATCGACGAGGTGGCGCGGATCACCGGCCTGACCAAGGGGTTCCTGTCGCGGGTCGAGCGCGACATGACCTCCCCGAGCGTGAGCTCGCTGATCAGCCTGTGCGACGTGCTCTCCATCCCGGTCGGCTCGCTGTTCGAGGAGCCGGAGGTGCAGCTGGTCCCGGCCGGCACCGGCGCGAAGGTCAACCTCGGCGGCGTCGACACCGAGGAGCGGCTGCTGTCGCCGCGTTCCGAGTCGCGCGTGCAGGTGATCCGCTCGGTCATCCAGTCCGGCGGCCACGGCGGCGAGGAGCTCTACGCGGTGGCGGCGGACGTGGACGTACTGCACGTCCTCCGCGGCGAGATCGAGGTCCGCTTCTCCGACCGCGAGTGGCGGCTCGGCCCGGGCGACAGCCTCACCTTCAGCGGCCACGAGCCGCACAGCTGGCGTGTGCTCAGCGATGACGGCGCCGAGGTGCTGTGGGTGCTGGTGCCGGCGCTCTGGAGCGCGTGACGCCCGTGCGCTAAGCCTCCGCTGCGCCGGTCTGATTGAAGAGGTAGTACACGCTCAGCGCGGTGAACCCGACCAGCATCGCCGGGGCGTAGACGATGCCGATGATCGTCAGCAGCGGGTAGAACACCGTACCCGCCCCGAACCGACGAAGCGCCCCCCTGCGCTCGCGCGGATCGAGCCGGCCCTCGCGCACCTCGATGAGCGTGACCCGGCCGAAGAGCAGCGTGAAGGCGACCGCGAACCCGGTCGACACGCCGCCGTACAGCACCGCCGCCACACGCACGTCCGCGGCGCTGCCGTCCGCGAGCGCCGCCGACAGCGTGGCCGTGGTGAAGGGGATCGCGGTGACGAACATCAGCAGGATGAGGTTCCAGAACAAGAGGAGCCGGTCGACGGTGACCACGAGCCGCAGGACGGAGTGGTGGTTGACCCAGATGACCCCGATCACGAGGAAGCTGACGACGTACGCGGCGAACGACGGCCAGGCGGCCGCCACCTGGGCCAGCAGGCTCGTTCCGTTTCCCGGTGCGAGGTGGAGGTCGAGCACCAGGAGGGTGATCGCGACGGCGAGCACCCCGTCGCTGAACGCCTCGAGCCTCGCTTTCGACACGGTTCCTCCTCTGGGCTCGCTCAGTGGCTCATCTAAGCCAGGCGGGGTGGCGGCTGTCAACCGATGACGCGGGAGTGCTGGACCTCGGCGCCGCCGCGATGTGCCGTCCGCGCGCCCCGGGCTCGTCGGGATATCGGCACCGACTTCCGGGACGTTCTCTCCGGTCCTACCTCCCCACGCTTGCGGTTTTTGTGGTGGTGTCGAGGGTGAACCAGTTGGTGTTGTAGCCGGTTTTGGCTCGGAGGGTTCCTGCTTTGTTGGCGAGGACGGTTTGGCCGTTGGCGAGTCCCATGCTGGTGATTGCGGTGTCGAGTTGGATCCAGTTGGTGTTGATTCCGGTTTTGGCTTTGAGTTCGCCTCCGGTGCGGAGCACGGCGAGGGAGGGTCCGTTGGCGGTGTCGGAGGTGACGGCGAGCTGGGTCACGGCGTCCTCGATGTTGATCCATCGTTCGTTGATTCCGGTTTTGGCGAACGCGGTGCCTGCGGTGTTGATGACGGCGAAGGTCGGGCCGTGGGCGGTGTCGCTGGCGACCGTGACCGCGGCGGCGGGGGTGGGGAAGAAGGCGGTGACCCAGTCGGTGCGGAGGTTGGTTTTGACGCGGACGGTTCCGTCGTTGAAGAGGGCGATGATGTGTGGTCCGTTGACCGGGTCGATCGCGACGGCGACCTGTTGGACGTTGTGTTCGAGGGGGACCCAGTCGGTGTTGAGTCCTTCTTTCGCTTTCAGGGTTCCGTCCTCCATGACGGCGGCGACCAGGACGCCGTTGTCGGAGTAGCTGTCCATTGCGAACGAGCGCACTCCCGATGGCCAGAGGTTCATCCAGGTCCCGTTCAGGCCGGTCTTGGCCTTCAGTGCCCCGGTGGCCGAGAGGGCACCGAAGAGCGGATGACCGGAGCCGGGCGAGGTGGCGACAGCGACGTATTCGCCGTCATCGGTCAGCTGGACCCAGTCGGTGTTCAACCCCGACTTGCCCCACACCGACCCACCAGCACGCACATTCACAACCGACGGGGAGCTCTCGCTTGTCGGGACGTTGAGACTCCGGCTGTTTCCGCGGAAATCGGCGTGCTGATGGTTGCAGCTGTCGTTGAACGCATTGAAGTAGGGCGAGTCCAGATTGACGGTGCTGCAGTTGTTCTGGCCCATGTTGGCGCCGGAAGGTGAGAAGCCTGCGGCGTTGACACGCGGCACCAGGGCCTTCATGAGGTTGCGAAGATTCGATGTCGCGGTGTTGTTGTATCCGTCGACTTTGCCGTGCCCCGTCGCGTCGATATCCATGGCCGTCGACGACATGAGCCCGTCGCTGTCGAGGCTCAGCACGCAGTGCGGAGAAGACGATGGGCATGTGTATTGGCCGTCGTTCGCACAGTGCCGGTTGAGGTCGGTCACCCGTACGCTTCCGGTGAATCTGATGATCGCGATCAGGGTCTGCATCGTTCGCTTGTCGACGCGACAGCTTGCGTTGGTGAGGGTGTTGTTGGCGAGCGGCGCGATCTCGTCGCTGATGATCGACCCGTGCACGATCGTGGCTTGCGTCAGCTGTCCTGTGGACGCGTACGTCATGAGTTCCCGGGCGGCGGCCTGGGGCGTGTTCGGAAGGTTGCTGGTCGCGCACGCGATATCGCAGGCAGCCTCGGCTGGGGCGGAGGTGGTGAGAGCGCCGCTGCACACCGCGACCACAACCCCCATCACTAGAACGAATCGGGCCCAGAAGGCCTTTC of Leifsonia shinshuensis contains these proteins:
- a CDS encoding nuclear transport factor 2 family protein, translated to MSEQDVLAAVDRIIDDFGRHRRDAYFAGFADDATFVLHTHPVRLESRAEYEAAWDDWERDGFRVLGCRSTGRRVQFAGDDVAIFTHDVETELADGDGSTTVRERETIVMQRRDGAWICVHEHLSPREEA
- a CDS encoding purine-cytosine permease family protein; its protein translation is MSDDDVTAALNPRPRITEVEAHGIDTIPDADRTSNWLDLARIQFGGVNTFATILLGTFPIALGLSFWQAVAATVLGVAVGIAFLAPMALFGPKTGTNNAVSSGALFGVRGRIVGSFLSLLTAIAFYSISVWVSGDAIVGALTRLAGVPDSVGLRLGIYAVIGLIVIVVVIYGFQFMLLVNKIAVFANTALILLAIVAYSGVFNAGYDPGPKALAIGGAFWPTFIAAALIVMANPISFGAFLGDWSRYIPRATKPRKLIGATILGQGLGLIPLLFGVATATLVFGKSDYVVSLIHVSPLWYALLLLVVAFIGGLSTGTTSLYGTGLDFSSVVPRFSRVQATIFIGTIAFLFILVGRLVFDLLGTVNAFVGAIVVTTTPWMVIMTIGYVVRRGFYDPSDLQVFNRGETGGRYWFAAGVNWRGMTAWIVAAVVGLLFANYPPIIVGPFSDLAGGIDLSLLSSVVVAGVLYGVLLAIFPEPRYVFGPDGPRGVRSADATVPPIHLDERSAAARAHASRRAKAQLLESRTIEAPEAGA
- the speB gene encoding agmatinase; this translates as MPQNVGPIDSSRTPRYAGRDGFARLPRLDQVGRADIVVAGVPFDTGVSYRPGARFGPNHIREASRLLRPYNPALDVSPFELTQVADAGDIAVNPFDIAEAIETVQSAAYDLTADGTRLVTLGGDHTISLPLLRAAAERHGPVALLHFDAHLDTWDTYFGAEFTHGTPFRRAFEEGILDTEALSHVGTRGPLYGKKDLDDDHRFGFGIVTSADVYRQGVDEVVAKLRDRIGDRPLYISIDVDVMDPAHAPGTGTPEAGGVTSRELLEIIRGFVGLNLIGADVVEVAPAYDHAELTGVAASHLAYDLVSLLALRHRETSAGQPADASALSR
- a CDS encoding helix-turn-helix domain-containing protein — its product is MRPMPLEPADRRVAIGPRLRAARRAQQLTIDEVARITGLTKGFLSRVERDMTSPSVSSLISLCDVLSIPVGSLFEEPEVQLVPAGTGAKVNLGGVDTEERLLSPRSESRVQVIRSVIQSGGHGGEELYAVAADVDVLHVLRGEIEVRFSDREWRLGPGDSLTFSGHEPHSWRVLSDDGAEVLWVLVPALWSA
- a CDS encoding TMEM175 family protein, which encodes MSKARLEAFSDGVLAVAITLLVLDLHLAPGNGTSLLAQVAAAWPSFAAYVVSFLVIGVIWVNHHSVLRLVVTVDRLLLFWNLILLMFVTAIPFTTATLSAALADGSAADVRVAAVLYGGVSTGFAVAFTLLFGRVTLIEVREGRLDPRERRGALRRFGAGTVFYPLLTIIGIVYAPAMLVGFTALSVYYLFNQTGAAEA